The genomic DNA GCGCCTCAAGCCCCTGTTGCCAGAAGAGGCTCGAGACGAGGTGCGTATTCACAAATACGATCAGGATTCGAAGTCTGTTATGTATGTGGCTGTGTCGATTGACTCGGCCATTACAGAACCCTTTCAGTTTATCGAGACCTTTGTGCAGTATCCTCTGGAGCGCGTGGATGGGGTTGGGCGCGTGGATATTTTTGGCGCAGATCGCAAGGAAGTGATGGTGGAGGTGGATCAAGATCGCATGAGGGCGCGCGGTGTGCGCATTGGCGAGATTGTTTCGACCTTGAGGGGCGACAATTTCGCACTTGCCGGGGGGTATGTGCGGGAGGGACCAAAGAAATTTTACGTGCGGTCGCTGGCGCAGTATGTCACGTTGCAGGAAATTGAAAATATCCAGATTCGATCGCGGGCAGGCAAGGTGCGCCTTGGCGATGTGGCTTCGGTGGTTTTCGAGGTGCCCGAAAAATCGTGGACGCAGCGCATTGATGGCAAAAGAGGTATGAGTTTTGGCATCAAACAGGAATCGGGTGCAAATGTCGCGGATGTGACCGATCGGGTTGTGGCAAAATTGAAAGCTATCGAAGAAGATCCGCGCATGGCCGGGCAGGTGTCGTTTCAGGTGATGTTCAATCAGGGGTTTTTTATTAAGGAATCGATTCGCAATCTTCGGGAAACCGGGCTTTGGGGCGGGCTATTTGCCGCGCTGGTGTTGTTGTTCTTTTTGCGTACCGTGCGGATGACGGCCATTATTACTTTGGCTATTCCGCTGTGTGTGATGATTGCGATGACCGCGTTGTATTTTGTCGGCTGGTCGCTCAATGTGGTGACTATGATGGGACTTATGGTTGGGATTGGGCTGGTTGTGGATAATGCCATTGTGATTTTGGAGAATATTTATCGCCGGCGGGGCAATGGCGAGGCACCCGAAGATGCCGCTATCTTCGGTGCGAGTGAGGTGGGGCAGGCCATTACTATGGCGACGTTTACGACGGTGGTGGTGTTTTTGCCTATGATGTTGTTTAGCGGCAATATGTTTATGACTTTTTACATGACGCGCCTGGGCGTTCCGGTTGGGGTGGCTCTGGTGGGATCGCTATTTGTGGCGCTGTTATTTATTCCCCTGGCGTCGGTGCGATTGGGCAAAGGTCGGGTGCGTCCCAATCCCAAAATCATTGTGAAGGCGCGAGGAATTTATGAGCGCATGTTGAGTTGGACATTGCGACACCGCCGGGACGCGGTGTTGATCGCGCTGGCACTTGCGGCAACGACGATGTATCCCCTGGATAATCTGAAGCGCGCAGACCGCCACCGCGGTGGCGCGTTTAACGATTTGGATGTGCGGTTGAGGTTGCCGCGTCACTTTTCGCCAGAAGAAACCGAGGATATTGTGGGGGAGGTTGAGGAATTTCTGGAGGCGCGGCGTGAAAAATACGGCTATGAAACCCTGCGCGTTTACTACCGACCTGGCTACGGTAATCTGAGCTTGTATATGCCGGCTAAGAGCGATGATCCGTGGTGGTACGTGGCGTACAAAAATACGCGCAGTGCTCTGGGGATACCCGTTGCTGGACCCATGGAACGGGCTGAAGTCGCGGAAGATATTAGCAAAAATATGCCCAGATATGTGGGTGTGCGGCATTCCGTGGAAGGGGCTCGCAATGAGGGCGGAGGTAGTGATCCGGGCGTGACGATTTATCTGGAAGGCGATGATACCGAGGTCCTGGTCAGTCTCGTCGATGAGGTCGAGCGACGCTTGAGACAAATCCCGTCTCTTGTAGGCGTTGACACGGATTTGGAACTGGCCGATGACGAGGTGCGGGTCGTGATTGATCGGGAGCGGGCGAAACGACTTGGGATTTCTGTACGGGATGTTGCGCGCTATATCTCTTATGGTCTGCAAGGGGTGTCGTTGCCCCGTTTTAAGTCCGACGACGGCGAGGTGCGGGTGCGGCTTTTTCTGGATAGGACAGACCGACAAAATTTGAATCAGTTGCGCAATTTTCCGTTTGAGACCGACGATGGTACAGAAGTGGCATTGAGCGAAGTCGCCTTCTTCCAGGTCTCGCGGGGGATGGGGCGCATTGCGCGGTACGATGGCAAGGTCAAGTTGCGTATCAGAGCTTATACGACGCGGACAGATATTAGGGGCCTGGCCGCGGAGATTGACAAAGTGATGGATGGTCTCGAGTTGCCCCGCGGGTATTCGTGGGACAAGGGAGAGAGTTTCAAGCAACTTAGAGAGGACGAAGCCTCTGAGCGGCTGGGAATTGTGATGGCGGTGATATGTGTGTTTTTGTTGATGGGCGTTTTGTTCGAGTCGTTTATTTTGCCGTTTTCAGTGCTTTTTTCAATTCCATTTTCTTTTTTGGGTGTTTACTGGACGCTGTATTTGACAGGCACGCCCATGGATAGGATGGCGTCTGTGGGGGTGATTGTGTTGATCGGTGTGGTGGTGAATAACGCGATTGTGCTGGTGGATATGGTCAATCGCTTGCGTGCCGATGGCATGAATCGCTTTGATGCCATTATGGAAGCGGGGCACAATCGCTTTCGCCCCATTTTGATGACGACGTTTACAACGGTCTTTGGCTTGCTGCCCATGGCTGTGGGCGATAGCAATGCAATGGGTTCGTCTTATGCGCCTTTGGGACGCACGATGATGGGTGGGCTGTTGGCCTCGACATTCCTGACGTTGCTGGTTGTGCCCCTGTTTTATACCTTGCTCGACGATTTGCGTCTGGCGATTCGGCGTTTGAGCGCTGGCGCATTTGCCTCTCGCGCGAGGGATGAGGCTTATGATACGGCCGACGATGATTGATGATTAAAGAGGATGTGTAATGGAAATAGTGATTGGGATGATTGTTGTGTATATCATTGCGGTCCTGGTGGTGAGGTGGCAGGGAAAAGAGAAGTAAGGATTGTGGCGGTTTTGAGACCGCCACTTTTTTTGGGATTTTTATGTTAGAGAAAGACGTTTTAGACAAACGCCCGCTGATGGGCATTACGATGGGCGATCCGTGTGGTATAGGACCGGAAGTAATTTTGAAGGCTCTGGCACGTGGGGAAAGCTATCGCGTGTGTAAGCCGCTGGTTATTGGGCATCCGGAAATATTGAAGCGCGATATGGCTATGGCCGGTGTGCGATTGGATGTGCGGGTTGTGAAGCAACCCGAAGATGGTGCGTTTGAGTTTGGGTGTGTTGATGTCTGGTGTCCGATTGATGTGGATATGGATCAGATTGAAATGGGCGAGGTGTGTCGCGAGTCGGGTAGAGCAGCAGCTGAGTGGGTGATTCGCGCGGTTGATCTGGCGATGGCGGATCGAATTGACGGGATTGTGACGGCGCCTTTAAATAAGGAGGCGATGAATCTGGCGGGTTATCCGTATGCGGGTCATACGGAATTGTTGGCTGGGAAATCGGGCGCAGGACGCGCACATATCATGCTGGTATCTGAGCGCCTGACTGTGTCGCATGTGACGGGGCATATTGCGTTGCACGAGGTTCCCGATAGGCTTACGGTTGATCTGATTTACGATACGGTTCGGCTTACCCGCGATGTGCTCGTCGGTCTGGGTAAGTTAGACCCCAGGATAGCAGTATGCGGGTTAAATCCACACGCGGGCGAAAATGGCTTGTTCGGTAGCGAGGATGCAGAGGTCGTCCGTCCCGCAGTTGAAAAGGCTCTGAGCGAGGGCTGGCGCGTTGATGGGCCTCTGCCTGCGGATACGACTTTTTTGAAGGCCTACAATGGAATATACGACGGGGTGGTGGCGATGTATCACGATCAAGGCCATGTGCCCGCAAAGCTGGTGGCGTTTGATGAGGCTGTCAATGTGACTCTGGGCTTGCCGATTGTGCGGGCGTCTGTGGATCACGGTACGGCTTATGATATCGCGGGCAAGGGCATCGCTAAGGCCGTGAACATGTTGCAGGCGATTCGCGTGGGGAGTAAGTTGGCGATTCAGATTATTCCATCCCCGCGATGACGTCGAGGAGTATGAGGTGTGCGCCGGTATCGCCGAAGATGGGCGTGCGCGTGGGTGCATTCTCCGGAAAAAATTCGGCGTAGGCGTCGTTGAAGTCCGAAAAAAGAGAGCGGTCCTGGAGGATGGCGGTTACTTTTAGAACGTTGTCGAGCGATGTTCCCGCGTCTTCGAGTATGCCCGCGATATTGGTGAGTATGCATCGGGTTTGCGTTTTGACATCGTCTCCGACAATTTCATCGGTTTCCGGATCGA from Gemmatimonadota bacterium includes the following:
- the pdxA gene encoding 4-hydroxythreonine-4-phosphate dehydrogenase PdxA; the protein is MLEKDVLDKRPLMGITMGDPCGIGPEVILKALARGESYRVCKPLVIGHPEILKRDMAMAGVRLDVRVVKQPEDGAFEFGCVDVWCPIDVDMDQIEMGEVCRESGRAAAEWVIRAVDLAMADRIDGIVTAPLNKEAMNLAGYPYAGHTELLAGKSGAGRAHIMLVSERLTVSHVTGHIALHEVPDRLTVDLIYDTVRLTRDVLVGLGKLDPRIAVCGLNPHAGENGLFGSEDAEVVRPAVEKALSEGWRVDGPLPADTTFLKAYNGIYDGVVAMYHDQGHVPAKLVAFDEAVNVTLGLPIVRASVDHGTAYDIAGKGIAKAVNMLQAIRVGSKLAIQIIPSPR
- a CDS encoding efflux RND transporter permease subunit; translated protein: MNPKSSLLPRISVLRPVSVTMCLVALLVLGAVAYVRMPVEMMPDGLTPPFLAVSVGFRNASPQETEQQITLPLEETLRTVKGIKTLRSYSSRGARVHMEFRQYTDMAAAYNQVSDRLERLKPLLPEEARDEVRIHKYDQDSKSVMYVAVSIDSAITEPFQFIETFVQYPLERVDGVGRVDIFGADRKEVMVEVDQDRMRARGVRIGEIVSTLRGDNFALAGGYVREGPKKFYVRSLAQYVTLQEIENIQIRSRAGKVRLGDVASVVFEVPEKSWTQRIDGKRGMSFGIKQESGANVADVTDRVVAKLKAIEEDPRMAGQVSFQVMFNQGFFIKESIRNLRETGLWGGLFAALVLLFFLRTVRMTAIITLAIPLCVMIAMTALYFVGWSLNVVTMMGLMVGIGLVVDNAIVILENIYRRRGNGEAPEDAAIFGASEVGQAITMATFTTVVVFLPMMLFSGNMFMTFYMTRLGVPVGVALVGSLFVALLFIPLASVRLGKGRVRPNPKIIVKARGIYERMLSWTLRHRRDAVLIALALAATTMYPLDNLKRADRHRGGAFNDLDVRLRLPRHFSPEETEDIVGEVEEFLEARREKYGYETLRVYYRPGYGNLSLYMPAKSDDPWWYVAYKNTRSALGIPVAGPMERAEVAEDISKNMPRYVGVRHSVEGARNEGGGSDPGVTIYLEGDDTEVLVSLVDEVERRLRQIPSLVGVDTDLELADDEVRVVIDRERAKRLGISVRDVARYISYGLQGVSLPRFKSDDGEVRVRLFLDRTDRQNLNQLRNFPFETDDGTEVALSEVAFFQVSRGMGRIARYDGKVKLRIRAYTTRTDIRGLAAEIDKVMDGLELPRGYSWDKGESFKQLREDEASERLGIVMAVICVFLLMGVLFESFILPFSVLFSIPFSFLGVYWTLYLTGTPMDRMASVGVIVLIGVVVNNAIVLVDMVNRLRADGMNRFDAIMEAGHNRFRPILMTTFTTVFGLLPMAVGDSNAMGSSYAPLGRTMMGGLLASTFLTLLVVPLFYTLLDDLRLAIRRLSAGAFASRARDEAYDTADDD
- a CDS encoding deaminase; the encoded protein is MKKQPFTSTRGNIPKFPYSQAIIYGDLIFISAQPPVDPETDEIVGDDVKTQTRCILTNIAGILEDAGTSLDNVLKVTAILQDRSLFSDFNDAYAEFFPENAPTRTPIFGDTGAHLILLDVIAGME